From Amaranthus tricolor cultivar Red isolate AtriRed21 chromosome 4, ASM2621246v1, whole genome shotgun sequence:
CCACTCCCTATCTCTGAGGGAATTTTTCCCGGTGATGAAGCGTGACTCATAATCCCACGCCTTGAGATTTCTCGTCTGATTGTAGCATAGGCCACTTCCACTGTTGGAAGTGGATCTTGATGTAGCAGGTCacgtttttctttgtcaaaagtGTCATGAATTCCGGCCAAGAATTGAAATAGCCGTTGCTTTTGAATAAAGGTGTTAAAGATTGTTATATCCTCTGCATGTATCATGGGATTTGGTTGTCTTCGATCTATTTCTTTCCGGATAGTGTTAAGTTTCCCATAAAAGACCTCTAAAGGGTCTTGATTTTGCTTCAAATTATTTGCTTGAGAACTCAGATCGAAGATCTGGAGTTCGTCCCTTCCACTGCTTAATAGGACCTCGATCCCTCTCCATAAATCTTTTGCAATAGTGTAGTCTAAGAATTGGTTTATAAGGTCTGTACTGATATTCGAAATAATCCAAGACAAGACTATCGAATCTTTTTGTTTCCATGCTCTGTAATTTGGATCTGAGATGCTAGGAGGATCGTCGATGATGTGATTGAGACGTCCCCTGCATTCTAAAGCTATTTGCATCATTTTGCACCAAGTAGTATAATTTTGATAATCTAGTTTTTCGGCCAATTTCAGGTCAAGGGATATGGTTTCAAGGTTTGTGTTTAGTTTATTCATTTGTTGAAACAGTTTGAACATTTGTTCCATCTGTTCCATGGTTACGAGTTGGTTTGGGTTGGTTTCTGCCATTGTAGGTATGTGTTTAGGGTAGATGATGATAGCCAATGGTGTTGTCGGTCCCGGAAAACacctttggctctgataccatgaagaattaAGACAGTTAagtttagggtttatgaatactgtttttattgattttcattgTTTACAGATTCAATATTTATACAAGGATTAGGTCCTAATTTAGGAAGGAAACTAAGCTTGGAGAAACAGTAATTTCCCTAATTACAATGATCTAAATAAACCAACTAAATATCTTTAGAATAACTTGATTATTCCTACAGCTCTCACTAAAACATTTTGCCAAAAATTATAGCTATATGTTTGCTGTATTTAGCATAAGATACACTTGTAAGTGGATCATGAGAAGAATATAGTGATTAACGGAATGCACATACAGGTGCATTATCCAGCAGACGCTGTGCAAAGTGTTCCATTTTCAGACTCTAAAACTCAACTTCTTCAAGCACAGGTCAAAAATTTGTTGCTTCTACACCATATTGCCTCTTGTTAATCTTTTGATGCTTCATGTTACATTAACCTATGCTAACTAATGTGTATGGGCTTCACTATTCATGCTTTGATTTCACAGAAGGCGGAATTAAGGTGTCTGTTACCGAAACACTTGCTAGATCGTGGTTTTTTCCCTTCCTTATCCTCTGGAAGCAAGAAGATTGACGAACGCGCCTCAAATAAGATCCCCAATTACAGTTGGAGTGGCCAGCGGAAGATTCCTTCATATGTGGATAAACTTGTTTTTCCAGAGGAGTTTTTGACTTCCTTGCGGACTATAGCTATGCAGgagaatgagcttttcaaagtGAAATCATTACTTGAAGAGGTTCATTGTTAcaaaaactctttttttttgttcatttattgtcttattttcttcaatCACATTGAcattgttttattgtttgacaATTCTGTTGATTTTATGATTACTAATCTTTTCTTATTGTGTTACAGGAGCCTTCATGGTGACTGTGATTTGTCAATGTTTCCTGTTGTTAAAATATCCCGCCCTTTGTTTCTTTAATTTGCTTTTGGAATTTTCCTGTTAATGTTTCCATAGATCTCTTGATATGAGCTTGCAGTATTTAGCATTCAGTATTACGGGTCTGGTTACTCCTCtgtgtatgtatacatatatttgCACTTTTGACATCTACTAATAATAGATTTTTCTAGACCCAGCGTTATGTCCTGTCGAATGAAAAATGTCCTTATAAAATATTCAGCATAAGTACTGTTTAATGAATCTCAGTTAGTCTGCTTGTGTAAGTTACTTTCGTGATTCAAATTTATACTTATACTGAATATCCATGGATTGATTCCAATAAGTATTCCATTATGTATATAGCTTGTAGGGAATGAAGGAGAGAGGGAACTGTCAGATGATGAGGTTCGAGCAGCTGTATGGGAGGCATGTGGTGACGCTGGAGCTTTCCAGCTTCTTGTTGATATGCTTAATACAAAGTAAGTTCGCATAGTTTCCTTGATCCTGGACTGTTTTGACCCTTAATTCATGCTTATTTTGATTGTGTTTTTGAATCTCATTTGTAGTTTATATGAAACCGATTAAAAGAATTTCTCTCTTGACCCCTTCTCCTTGGACATACCGCAGAAGTTCATTCATTTCTTCATGCTAATCCCTGCCTGATATTGTACAAAACTGTCTTCTTATCATCGACTAAGTGATATATGTTAGACAGTCTTTAGAAATTCTCAAAGAATCATTCGCGTTTTGATGAAAAGCTGTACATTCAAGtgctcttttattttaattttgaggTGATCAAGGACAATAAGAAATTTCTGATATGTTCTCGAATATCTGGTTATACTAGGTTGATAGATCTCGAAGAGGGCTCTGGCACCGAAGAATCAGACTCTGAGCTACTTAACAAGACTTACGTTCGAGATGGCCCTGCTCTCCCCATTAGGTATAGCCCTCTGGTTTGTTCTCATCATAgtttaaattatacatttttagaaaaatagaaCGTTTTGCAGAATGTCTCTTATTTCGATGGGGCCAAAGATCATAATTCTTAGGTTTTGTCTTATAATGAACTGTATAAAATGATTCATTAAATCATCGGCATATCTTATTTATGTTAGTTGCAGATGATGTTTTCTACTAAAGATTAATTGAAAACAacctttttgttttttgaaataaaGATAAGGTTGGGTACATCTAATTTCTCTAAACCCCATTGGTGGGAGCCTTTGATGACATTGGGGGTAATAAAATAGGCGATAATTCTGCTTTTTTTTCCGGCTATTGTAGTGCGGACAAAGAAGATTCTAGTGTTGGTGAGGCGATAAGCAAAAATAGGTGGGCGAGTATAGTATATCGACGAGGACAAAAGCAACTAGCTCGTTTGTTTCTACGAGAAGCCGAACAAGCTTTGCAATTATGCTTGGCAGAGGAGTGCTAGAACTTCTCTATATCTATACTTGTGCATCCCTTTTCGTCCAGTAAGTTTCCCGGTTTCTCATTGAGTGCTACAAGGTCATAGTTATTCGATGTATGTATATTTCCTATGTGCGTAGGGCATATTTGGCGTCCTAGTTTAAATAGttataaagtgatttaatgAGACTAAAACtctaatttagaaaaaaaaatatcattattcgATTAAATAACAGTTAAGTAGTATTTAGTGGTACAAGCTTGTaacctttttaaaattaaaattatcatttaaagATTTTCTCGATAAATTACTTTTTAACAACTAATATAAGAGCTACTTTTATTGAACAATAATAATTTACACAACTAATGTGACAgttactttttttatatttatcattGTACAACTACAACCACACACAATCaacgaaaatttgaaacaaataagtaattttaacaaaaaaaaaaaagcttcgggtaaacttaattctaaaaataacgtttatttttggaattaagtttattcaaagcttattttttttattttttttgttaaaaatacttatttgtttcaaattttccacaATCAACAACGCATTATTTAGATTACTTCATAGCTATCTTGTGATGAACAAGCCATTAATAATCTAATCAAGAATTAGATCATTTACTTGCATCCTTATGTTGAAACAAAACCTCTTTTCACCTGAAACAAAACCTCAAGTATGAGTCCAAAGATGTGTTTTTGGAGATAAAACAAAAGTCGAGGTAAATTATTCGAAAATAAATCAATCTCACAAATGTTATATGCTTTTATAAATAGGAAAACTTGAAGAGATTATAAGCACCGTAAATGAGATTATAAGTCTTAACAATCTACTACAATATTCTAGAAATTGAacttacattaaaataaataacttgaaATAAAAACTAACCCAATACTGATGATGAATTTAGACAATACTGTCTTCGGAAATTTGATATCAAATCAAGACACTATTAAGTTAAACTAGTTTTTCTAAAAGCGTTATTCTGCCTACTTGGTGCTTAGGCTTAAGAACTTGGAATATATGTTTGCGACACAACGGTTTGCTATCAATTATAAGCACTATATAATTGATTAGTGTGAAGATTAAGAGATTATATAGAATAACTTAAGAATTAAAGTGATGAGAGTTTGCTAAGATTCTTTCATTTTTAAGAACTTGTGGCCAATAAAAATTTGAGGGCAAGGAAGCATCTGGGACAACAAAATTAGGAGAGCCAAATCTGTTCTAAGGACCTCCTTATATAGGAGGAGTAAACATTCTACTTGCTCATGATCTCCACTTCTCACATGTCACCACGTGACTGATTAGGAAAGTTACTTGAGGTTAGAAACCCTAACCACCAAAAAACCAAACGAAAAAGCTACCTATCACATTTTAGAGTCCAAAACCGAAACGGTTTTCATTTGGGCCAACCTAAAGCCGAGTCGACTTTAGAATATGGAACAAACGAGTTTTCAAGAGGAACAAGACAATTTGCTTTTCCTTGGAAACCCCTAAAGCCGAGTCGTCATTAGTTGCTCAAATATTGGTTCCAGCGAAAAGTCGAATTGGATATTAAAGTTGTTTGGCAAAtggttgttggttgttgttTTTTTAGTTGTCAGCTGGAAATGTTGGAGGTGTTTGACAATTGGTTGTTGGCTGTTGGCGTTTTtaattggcttgtttgaccagctgaaaatattggctgtttttgttggcttttaagctagcgGAAAAAGCCATCTGTTTATAGAGATATTTGATAATTTTAGATATTGGctattggttgtttattagaaaaaaagagtcaataagccaaaagccaactgAAAAATCTAATTGAACTAGCTTTTGATTTTGACTTGAAAGTGAGCTTTTCATCCGACTTAAAggccatttaccaaacacttttttgaCTATTTGACCAAACAACAAgcaaaagccaaaagccaaaagcCACCTAAAGCCATGAACAAACACCTAACATACTTTAATTACACCTGTATACTCTAAATCATTCAACTACAAATACAGTATAGCTACAGAATTGTATCTCCATCTCCATAAACTAGGGAATGACTATTAGAAAATTTACTTTCAGAtaagaaaatttataaacctTTATATTGATTAAATCTGAGCTTATTTAAACATAGGGCAAGTTTTAATCTATTCCAGTCACTACTTACAGATTTAATATTGTACAAAGCTTTGTTGGTTCCAAGTTCTAAATATCCCGCCGCTTATAAAAACTATTGAGCATAGAGTTCATCCTCAGATGCTGATTTGTTATCATACTATTTCCTCTGATTCTTTTTAAATTTCCATTTAATTACTATTCATCagtcactcttaatttatattttcttgaacTAAAACATATtcaattgaaattttatttaattcgttttaaTAGAAGATTTATTgatatctaatttttataattattaattacaatTATCGTTAGTAAGtattaaattagtatattgaCAAACGTTTGAAATGAAgctgagaaaataatatatttctaaAACTATGATCATAGGAGTTCATCCCAAGTTGCTAGTTTGTCATTATATCAGTAAATGGCTTATAAAAACTATGATCAAACTATGATCTGAGTTCATTGGTTGCTGATACTCGTTAAAAGTGTTTTTATGAACATCAAAGtggaataattataattaatatgcAGCTGAATTAGTTATGACATAATTGCATGTTTTATGGTTCCTCTAACCCAGCTACATTCCTAAGACTCCATCCAATAGCATAAGCAACAGCAGCAGCAATGGCACCATTGGAAATGGTCATAAGAGCCGATAGAGCATAACTCCCACCCGAGATCTTTGCCTTAGCAAGGCCCAGAAGAGCCAGGGCCAACACTGACAGGATGCATGCTCCCAAGAATTTGATTTTGTCATCATCGGTGAAAGGAATGAGGATGATAAAGGACAAAAGTGGAGCACATCCAAACAGTAAGAAAGAAGTGAAGGTGACTAAGCCACTCTTCCATGGTTTGTCTTCTTTATCTGGTGGTAATAACCCCTTTTGTCCCATCATTTTCTCTTCTACCATTATGTCTTTGTACTTTGAGAATATGTCCACCACCTAATCATATAAAACCCAATACCCAATTGTTAGAAAACTTTTACCTCATATAATGTAATTGAACACTTTTTTGTAACTTATAAGTTCGGGACATGGTGATATGGCCTTATTTATAGTCCCTTGGCCCTAAAGATATGTTTCATTGTAAATTCCACATTTTTATTCATATGAatttataataatcaattaGAATCATGTCTATCTTCgatagagggagtatatttttatattatagtaACGACCTATTTGATGAGTggtactaaatttttttttacaaattttcattactactAATACCACCTCTTCTAATGGTAAtacattgaaatgaattctatGTAGAAAATAAGATGGTTAAGTTAGACAAGTATGACCATCAACGTAGTTAAGAGATTTTTCATCAGTTAAGCCTAATGTTGtagatttttataatataatgtttggatagcaaattagcattaaaaaaaaaggaaagagagcTGAAGGGAAAGGGGTAGGAGGGAGATCGTTCCACTTTAGGGAAGATCATATTTCTAACAAAATTAATCCATGTTTTCCTCCAAacccctcctttttttttattattcaaacaaCTTTCCTAACATAGTGTAATGGATACGATCTACATTACCTACAAGGAGAATTAATTCTCGTTTTTCCTTGCTCTTAGGAAATCTGTAAGAAATCTCTAGCCTATCCCGAATAAAAGAATGTTAGAAAAGGGTAAGAAATGTTAGGATTACCGTGGTAGCATCATTAGGATCCATCCCAAGCTCTCGATATCGTTGGATCAAGTTCCGAATCTGTGAATCTGGAAGATGATCAACTTCCCATTGAGTAACATCTCTTTCTTTGAAAGCCATTTCTTTTTCAGTAGAGCTACTCAAAAAATCACCAAAGCCCATGGAAATACCATCAGCCACAAGATTAGCAAAACCCAAAACAAGTACATCAACAGAAGTCATTCTATCACCACTACCTATGATAGAACAGATAAGTGAAAAGCAGGTAACAATAGCATCCAACCCTCcatacacaacactctttgcaTTCTCTCCCTTCCATGATGGGCTTTTGGGTTTGGGCCTTATTTGGGCTCCTTGCCCTTCTTCTAAcacatcattttcatcatcatcatcatcagctGGTCTTCTTCTGAACATTGGGTTGTTTTCTTCCTTAATTTCGGGGTTTAATAAGCTGGTTTTGTCAATACTTGTATAGGTAGAGATTATATTATTGCTGTTGTGTCTATTGTTTCCGGACATCTTTTATGTATATGGATATGGATATGAAATATGGATGGAGATTGatgtttggttttggaatttatTTAGTGCTTTTATAAAACAACTATTCTCATAAAAAATCgtcttttaatgaaattatcttaaataataaatcatcaataattcttacttgagacgaCCTTTTTAAAGACAGTTCATATAAACCCAGcctattatgttaatttaaaaaaaaactgacaCGCGCGTGTAAGTGTAATGTGAAAagttacataatatatttggggttataacataatatattttgtgttataccaacatatatttgaggtttataacataatttattttggattataacataatatatttgaagttataataatatatatatatttgagattataacataatatatatgcggttataacaatatatatttgtggttataacataatatatttgggattatatcataatatatttagagttctaacaatgtatatttgaagtagtaatatatatatatatatatatatatatatatatatatatatatatatatatatatatatatatatatatatatatatatatatatatatatatattgttatagctTTAATTATAtcatgttataactccaaatatattatgctaCTTTTCACATTATAATTACACGCACAcgtcagttttttttaaaattaatataataggTGGGGCTTTTGAGAAccgtctttacaaaagacggTTTCTTAAAAAAGAGGCTGACAAACTATCTAAAAAACATTTATGTTCTTATAATATGCATGTAATGACCTATTTAACCTATAAATAAGTTGTTATTTCGGTGAAACCTACGTCTCATACATTTTATAAAAATggtgtaaaaattaaaataagggTGGAAAGTGAATAATTAATTGCATAAATAGGTGTCACCATGCATGTAATCATGTATGGATACGTGTCTTCAATCCTCCCTTAATTATTGTTTCAACACTAAATTTGTTACCGCTCCTCCCTtccctttatttttaattgggaGGTGGTTAGAAAATCCATCTAGAAAAGTTGGACGAAGAATTAATATTTATTGGACGGGAATTAAATGtttgttataaaaataaaaaataaaaattttaatcattaGAAACTGACTTAAACTAatcttattacaaaaataaaaataaaaaaatgacttTTAACCATTAAACGACTGATTTTTAACTCTTTTTcaccttttttataatttaattgacaATTAATACGATTACTTTTTGTAAtctaataaaaagattttatttcattttatagcaaaataaaatttaaaaagacaaaTGAGTAATTGTAATTAGactaatttttaaattgaaCTATTTAATAATAGTGaaaatataagtaaaattaataaattaagctGAATAGAGTTAGACTGAAAATTTATTGAACATTCAATTGAACATAACTTGTACATAAAAAATGTAGTCTCTAGTCTCCACCTTGAAGCAAAAATTGTTGGTTTAGAACTTCTTTGAAGTCTAGGAAGTATTGGTTGGATCCAGGGGCGAAGGGAGAGCGGCCAGGGGATGCCCGGTCCTACTTAAAGTAGGTGTTTTAGTATGAGTATTCAATTTTTTGCTTTTTCAAGATAATAAGTAggtatttttaagtatttataGTAGGATTTTGTAGTATCAAAGTAAAAGTTTTAAGATTCAAAAGTAGGCGTTttgatatattaaaaatactttaattaagataaataactatgtgttttaaaataaaaggttGAATTGTACTGTATTATACTgtctttgtttctttttaaccgtcccatttgctttttgatGAGTACTATTCTTTAACtgcttttaatttgtaatttattcgtaatctataaattaaaatatagtcaaataggattttgtttgattcatctcaatataaggtgtattaatatttattctttataattttttatcacgCACAATTATTAGAAATGATTTTGGTTGCCTTTCATTTTATGATTTTGAGAATAAATACACCAAATAATCTAGAGTTTTAGGTAACTAAATAACTACAAGCTAATTACCAAAATATAAAAGATTTataagatatacaaaatattctatTCTAATACACCTCCGCAGTCGAATCGACAGGTTGGCGAACGCTGAGACTGGATCGAAAATCATCAAAGAGT
This genomic window contains:
- the LOC130809922 gene encoding vacuolar iron transporter 1-like, which encodes MSGNNRHNSNNIISTYTSIDKTSLLNPEIKEENNPMFRRRPADDDDDENDVLEEGQGAQIRPKPKSPSWKGENAKSVVYGGLDAIVTCFSLICSIIGSGDRMTSVDVLVLGFANLVADGISMGFGDFLSSSTEKEMAFKERDVTQWEVDHLPDSQIRNLIQRYRELGMDPNDATTVVDIFSKYKDIMVEEKMMGQKGLLPPDKEDKPWKSGLVTFTSFLLFGCAPLLSFIILIPFTDDDKIKFLGACILSVLALALLGLAKAKISGGSYALSALMTISNGAIAAAVAYAIGWSLRNVAGLEEP